A genomic stretch from Brucella sp. BE17 includes:
- a CDS encoding L,D-transpeptidase produces MYRDFLRPLVLLLSLFCALPAYAQSSGAVPAFDNSYVDFLFSPTHPGAGFPTRPNHAEKADISTRQRINYPSDEAPGTILIDTTARRLYFIEPNGTAQSYAVGVGREGFGWYGTERISAKREWPDWRPPASMRARRPDLPAHMTGGPDNPLGARAIYLGKTLYRIHGSNEPETIGTAASSGCFRMTNSDVIDLYQRARIGSQVRVF; encoded by the coding sequence ATGTACAGAGATTTTCTCCGACCGCTCGTTTTGCTCCTATCGTTGTTCTGCGCATTGCCCGCTTACGCGCAATCTTCGGGTGCCGTACCGGCATTCGACAATTCCTATGTGGATTTCCTGTTCTCGCCCACGCATCCCGGCGCCGGGTTTCCCACGCGACCAAATCATGCCGAAAAGGCAGATATCAGCACCCGCCAGCGCATCAACTACCCGAGCGATGAAGCACCCGGAACAATCCTGATCGATACGACTGCACGTCGCCTTTACTTCATCGAACCGAACGGCACAGCACAGAGCTATGCGGTGGGTGTAGGCCGTGAAGGGTTCGGCTGGTACGGCACCGAACGGATCAGCGCCAAGCGCGAATGGCCGGACTGGCGACCGCCCGCATCGATGCGCGCCCGGCGTCCGGACCTACCCGCCCATATGACGGGTGGCCCTGATAATCCGCTTGGTGCCAGAGCAATTTATCTCGGCAAAACGCTTTACCGCATCCACGGCTCCAATGAGCCGGAAACAATCGGGACCGCAGCCTCGTCCGGATGTTTTCGCATGACCAACAGTGACGTCATCGACCTTTACCAGCGTGCCAGAATTGGTAGCCAAGTGCGGGTTTTCTGA
- a CDS encoding type II and III secretion system protein family protein produces the protein MSRAGILLLFLAIWCGTSPGHARSFKIDAQSGESLTLPLGQGRIIRFDRPVESVFMADARIADVRVVSPGVVYVYALKAGRTNLIALSPEGGAKASVDFWVVSDPRPIKEAQRAAQPDSTIDVTLFGDVPSAKGHARTMQEAADTEAALQAYAPPARPAINNTTINGANQVNIRVRFAEVSRNQLLRYGVTWDAFVNAGSFSFGFVSGGAMAANAASGASNAVSAGAAWNGNRVDVLLEALQANGILTVLAEPNITAVTGETASFLAGGEIPVPVPVTNEQVGIEYKQYGVSLLFTPTLLPNGRISMRVRPEVSSLSASGMVNIANLQVPALQVRRADTIVEVGTGQTFAIAGLFQRSVSKDIEKVPVVGDMPVLGNLFKSKRFQRNETELVILITPYLVEPVRERSLKTPLDSPAGALSGPVASTRTKINKGFGFYVD, from the coding sequence ATGTCGAGAGCAGGAATCCTGCTGTTGTTTCTCGCAATCTGGTGCGGGACATCGCCTGGACACGCACGGTCGTTCAAGATCGATGCACAATCGGGTGAATCCCTGACATTACCACTCGGTCAGGGACGGATCATCCGCTTCGACCGGCCAGTGGAATCGGTTTTCATGGCCGACGCCAGGATTGCCGATGTGCGTGTTGTCTCCCCCGGTGTTGTCTATGTCTATGCACTGAAAGCGGGCCGGACCAATCTCATTGCCTTAAGCCCGGAAGGTGGAGCCAAGGCGAGCGTCGATTTCTGGGTCGTATCCGATCCGCGGCCGATCAAGGAAGCGCAGCGCGCCGCCCAGCCCGACAGCACCATCGATGTGACACTTTTCGGTGATGTTCCGTCCGCCAAAGGCCATGCCCGTACCATGCAGGAAGCAGCCGACACCGAAGCCGCGCTACAGGCCTATGCGCCACCAGCGCGGCCAGCCATCAACAATACCACGATCAATGGCGCAAATCAGGTCAATATCCGTGTGCGCTTTGCCGAGGTCTCGCGCAATCAGCTTTTGCGATACGGCGTCACCTGGGACGCTTTCGTCAACGCAGGCTCCTTTTCCTTTGGCTTCGTTTCCGGCGGAGCCATGGCCGCAAACGCTGCTTCCGGCGCGTCGAATGCGGTTAGCGCCGGTGCAGCATGGAACGGCAACCGTGTTGATGTGCTTCTCGAAGCTTTGCAGGCAAACGGTATTCTGACGGTTCTGGCCGAGCCTAACATTACGGCGGTAACCGGAGAAACCGCGAGCTTCCTTGCAGGCGGTGAAATTCCGGTGCCGGTTCCAGTCACCAATGAGCAAGTTGGCATCGAATACAAGCAATACGGCGTGTCGCTTCTCTTCACACCAACGCTTCTGCCCAATGGCCGGATATCAATGCGCGTGCGTCCCGAGGTCAGCAGCCTTTCGGCCAGTGGCATGGTGAACATCGCCAATCTTCAGGTTCCAGCCCTTCAGGTCCGCCGTGCCGATACCATCGTGGAAGTGGGAACCGGCCAGACCTTCGCCATAGCAGGGCTTTTCCAACGCAGTGTCTCCAAGGACATAGAGAAAGTGCCGGTTGTGGGCGACATGCCGGTCCTCGGCAACCTCTTCAAGTCGAAGCGCTTCCAGCGCAATGAAACCGAGCTTGTGATCCTGATCACACCCTATCTTGTCGAGCCGGTGCGCGAACGCAGCCTCAAGACACCGCTCGACAGCCCGGCAGGTGCCCTCTCTGGTCCCGTTGCCAGTACGCGTACAAAAATCAACAAGGGGTTCGGTTTTTATGTCGATTAA
- the sctJ gene encoding type III secretion inner membrane ring lipoprotein SctJ → MPVLRRCLNIGVMLVALFLAGCDVDLYTDLAEREANSMVATLERNGVPAGRTLQEDGRMKVTVDRDRFAEAVRVLEDAGLPKQKFASMGEVFQRDGLVASPVQERAQMLYALSEELSKTVSEIDGVLSARVHIVLPDNDPLRREAAPSSASVFIRHEAGLAIDPLIPQIKTLVANGIAGLSYDKVSVVPVAAPALRSDAADQPMTSFLGLWMLETSVSRAKWIVGGLAFLVIVLGGALGTLIWRQRGRRTYELETL, encoded by the coding sequence ATGCCCGTATTGCGGAGATGTCTCAATATCGGCGTGATGCTGGTTGCGCTTTTTCTGGCCGGTTGCGACGTCGATCTTTATACCGATCTCGCCGAGCGGGAAGCCAATTCCATGGTCGCCACGCTGGAGAGAAACGGCGTTCCCGCCGGGCGCACGCTTCAGGAAGATGGGCGCATGAAGGTGACGGTTGATCGCGACCGTTTCGCCGAAGCGGTCCGGGTTCTGGAGGACGCCGGGCTTCCTAAGCAGAAATTCGCCTCCATGGGCGAGGTGTTTCAGCGCGATGGACTGGTGGCGTCGCCGGTACAGGAGCGTGCGCAGATGCTCTATGCTCTTTCGGAAGAACTGTCGAAGACCGTTTCGGAAATCGATGGCGTGCTTTCGGCGCGCGTTCATATCGTTTTGCCGGATAATGATCCGCTGCGCCGTGAGGCGGCACCGTCTTCTGCCTCCGTCTTTATCCGTCACGAGGCGGGGCTTGCGATCGATCCGTTGATCCCGCAGATCAAGACGCTGGTCGCCAATGGGATTGCGGGCCTTTCCTATGACAAGGTTTCGGTGGTGCCGGTGGCAGCACCTGCGCTGCGTTCGGATGCGGCTGACCAGCCAATGACAAGTTTCCTCGGCCTGTGGATGCTCGAAACCAGTGTTTCGCGTGCCAAGTGGATCGTTGGCGGGCTAGCATTTCTGGTGATCGTTCTCGGTGGCGCACTTGGAACGCTGATCTGGCGTCAACGCGGTCGGCGAACCTACGAGCTGGAAACCTTGTAA
- a CDS encoding EscU/YscU/HrcU family type III secretion system export apparatus switch protein, protein MSETSEEKSLPASDKKIRDARDKGQVAKSQDLVAGTAMIASTGYLAVVLPDQKSKVEALINVIAQRVHVDPFREVWPDVLTLAGSIMTSLAVPLLAVTVAAIVLTNLVVMRGFLFSTEPITPNFEHINPISGAKRLFSMRSVVEFLKSLVKIIALATAFFIVFRGGIQSLLQSSACGASCITNTFSAMLQPLIVTAVIAFFLVGLIDVLVQQWLFKRDMKMTKSEQKRERKDSDGDPAILQQRQKQRREMQTFATKTGLLNASLLVAAPDGWTVGIRYVRGETPVPMIVCRGSPEQSRTMITEALLTDIPVIRDKNLAATIARTARTGEPVPEASFQRVADLLVAARLI, encoded by the coding sequence GTGAGTGAAACCAGCGAAGAGAAAAGTCTTCCCGCTTCTGACAAAAAAATCCGCGACGCGCGCGACAAGGGACAGGTTGCCAAAAGTCAGGATCTGGTTGCCGGGACGGCGATGATCGCCTCGACCGGCTACCTCGCTGTGGTCCTTCCTGACCAGAAAAGCAAGGTCGAGGCTTTGATAAACGTCATCGCGCAGCGCGTGCATGTCGACCCCTTTAGGGAAGTGTGGCCCGATGTACTGACCCTTGCAGGGAGCATCATGACCAGCCTTGCCGTGCCGTTGCTTGCAGTAACGGTGGCGGCAATAGTCCTTACCAATCTCGTGGTCATGCGCGGTTTTCTCTTTTCCACCGAACCGATCACGCCCAATTTTGAACATATCAACCCGATTTCCGGTGCGAAACGCCTTTTTTCCATGCGCAGCGTGGTCGAGTTCCTGAAATCGCTCGTCAAGATCATTGCACTGGCAACCGCCTTCTTCATCGTCTTTCGTGGCGGCATTCAATCATTGCTGCAATCGTCGGCCTGCGGCGCATCCTGCATCACCAATACGTTTTCAGCGATGCTGCAACCGCTGATCGTCACCGCCGTCATCGCCTTCTTTCTGGTGGGGCTCATCGATGTTCTCGTTCAGCAATGGCTTTTCAAGCGCGATATGAAAATGACCAAGAGCGAACAGAAGCGGGAAAGAAAAGATTCCGATGGAGATCCTGCCATTCTCCAGCAGCGCCAGAAACAGCGTCGTGAAATGCAGACATTCGCCACCAAGACGGGGCTACTCAATGCATCGCTTCTTGTGGCCGCGCCTGATGGCTGGACCGTTGGCATCCGTTATGTGCGCGGCGAAACGCCAGTTCCGATGATTGTCTGCCGTGGCAGCCCCGAGCAATCGCGTACCATGATCACCGAGGCTCTTCTGACCGATATTCCGGTGATCCGCGACAAAAACCTTGCCGCTACAATCGCCCGCACGGCGCGCACCGGGGAACCGGTTCCCGAAGCGAGCTTCCAGCGTGTTGCCGATCTTCTTGTGGCAGCAAGGCTTATCTGA
- the sctL gene encoding type III secretion system stator protein SctL has translation MTDLVDAVPNRPLARIIRAEDADSWIDGYAFLERAKAEAEAIRATAREEIAKAREVGRIEGRKAGEAEAAALLMRTQADIANYLDEAEPRLITLAMEILQQVLGAFSNGELVACAARQAINAFSDENGVTINVAPEIVDDVKTQCAAFDLKNMAIRVVADRHLSATQCTVTTPSASIDVGIETQLAAIRAMMMGSSRGGA, from the coding sequence ATGACGGATTTGGTCGATGCCGTGCCAAACCGCCCGCTTGCCCGCATCATTCGCGCGGAAGATGCCGATAGCTGGATTGACGGCTATGCTTTTCTTGAACGAGCGAAGGCCGAGGCGGAAGCAATCCGCGCCACAGCGCGTGAGGAAATAGCGAAGGCGCGTGAAGTCGGGCGTATCGAGGGCCGCAAGGCCGGTGAAGCGGAGGCGGCTGCACTGCTGATGCGCACCCAGGCCGATATCGCAAACTATCTTGATGAAGCGGAACCGCGTCTCATTACGCTTGCAATGGAGATTTTGCAGCAGGTTCTGGGCGCGTTCAGCAATGGTGAACTGGTAGCCTGCGCCGCGCGTCAGGCGATCAATGCTTTCAGCGATGAAAACGGCGTCACCATCAATGTCGCGCCGGAAATTGTTGACGACGTTAAAACACAATGCGCGGCTTTTGATCTCAAAAACATGGCCATCCGCGTGGTGGCTGACCGGCATCTTTCCGCGACCCAGTGCACGGTGACAACGCCGTCGGCGAGCATCGATGTCGGGATCGAAACGCAACTTGCTGCCATTCGCGCCATGATGATGGGTTCAAGCCGAGGTGGCGCATGA
- a CDS encoding tetratricopeptide repeat protein has protein sequence MRHRSTSAMIVTCMALAACTTASDNALTSGPKGDEARLIALAQDIDRRGDKATAASLYERAASVSSDTIGAHIRLGDAQLASGQPEQAAKSFRTALAKDPNNGRALLGLGTAQLQSNEVESAARTLAVAAPIVKSSTAYNRLGTALILIGDGSGAEAAFSQARHQDPASLDTQSNLALAQVLSGKTDAAVTTMRAVTQSPRAEARHFRNLMLVLVLGGRDREAADVAMPDYPAAEKRAFLAEARKVRAIRSPSARARSIGLLASGAR, from the coding sequence ATGCGACACCGTTCCACCAGTGCCATGATTGTAACGTGTATGGCTCTGGCGGCTTGCACAACGGCTTCTGACAACGCACTGACCAGTGGGCCGAAAGGCGATGAAGCGCGTCTCATAGCCCTTGCGCAGGATATCGACCGGCGCGGCGACAAGGCCACGGCGGCTTCGCTCTATGAGCGGGCGGCGAGTGTTTCCAGCGATACGATCGGTGCGCATATTCGTCTGGGTGACGCGCAGCTTGCATCCGGGCAACCGGAGCAGGCAGCCAAATCGTTCCGCACGGCTCTGGCAAAAGATCCCAATAATGGCCGCGCGCTTTTGGGTTTGGGAACAGCACAATTGCAGTCGAACGAGGTCGAAAGTGCTGCGCGAACGCTCGCCGTCGCGGCCCCCATCGTCAAATCCTCGACCGCCTATAATCGCCTTGGCACCGCGCTCATCCTGATCGGCGATGGAAGTGGCGCGGAAGCGGCCTTTAGCCAGGCGAGACACCAAGATCCCGCCAGCCTCGACACGCAATCCAATCTTGCGTTGGCGCAGGTATTGTCGGGCAAGACTGACGCCGCCGTCACAACGATGCGCGCCGTCACTCAGTCTCCGCGTGCCGAGGCGCGTCATTTCCGCAATCTGATGCTGGTTCTGGTGCTTGGGGGGCGGGACAGGGAGGCGGCTGATGTGGCGATGCCGGATTATCCTGCGGCGGAAAAGCGGGCATTCCTTGCAGAGGCGCGCAAGGTGCGTGCGATCAGGTCGCCATCGGCGCGCGCACGCTCCATCGGTCTGCTTGCCTCCGGGGCAAGATGA
- a CDS encoding type III secretion protein — protein MKRDNADSAELMHSLGYLYMRSHQQSRALVFLLIANRIAPEDAGILRTLIAALIENGAGERALGALDRLSELEDAPSVHLLRARAYWILDEKNEARRCFRTYVALRRAA, from the coding sequence ATGAAACGCGACAATGCCGATTCTGCCGAGCTGATGCATTCGCTTGGCTATCTCTATATGCGAAGCCACCAGCAGAGCCGGGCACTGGTTTTTCTGCTCATCGCCAACCGCATTGCACCCGAAGATGCTGGCATACTGCGAACACTAATTGCCGCTCTCATCGAAAACGGTGCAGGGGAGCGGGCGCTTGGTGCGCTTGATCGGCTAAGTGAACTCGAAGACGCACCATCGGTGCATCTCCTGCGCGCCCGTGCCTACTGGATTCTCGACGAAAAAAACGAAGCCCGCCGCTGTTTTCGCACCTATGTCGCATTGCGGAGGGCGGCTTGA
- the sctV gene encoding type III secretion system export apparatus subunit SctV, with protein sequence MNGILGRLNALARAASYRSDIVVASFMMLAVVMIVIPLPTLLVDALIAINIALSLLVLIVAFYIGRPGDFSALPPIILLATLFRLALSITTTRLILLHADAGNIVATFGRFVIGGEVVVGLVVFLIITAAQFIVITKGAERVAEVAARFTLDAMPGKQMAIDNDLRNGDIDQTEARARRSRLERESQLYGAMDGAMKFVKGDAITGLIIVFVNLVGGLLIGMMSRGMSFSDAAHTYSLLTVGDGLIAQIPALLISIGAGTVVTRVASETESDLGTEIFRQLGSSDRALALAAAILLAAAFVPGFPTLIFLAVGGLFAGIAFMIHRRNRKPEAQTDSTALQAVDTQEAEADDSIVISSGPTRYRVVAHVGINLAQAIWPERFRLETDRLRDVLKDDLGLEIPAVEMRVAPELAPERFRVDLEGVPIVEYELPPASLMLDDDPMHLDLLQIAYQDGPPLPGGRRSLWVSEEYANTLEEAGIGVLDPAAVLSRALSQLLRRYAAHFIGIQETRELLTRMEGEYGELVKEATRAVPLNKLSDILRRLVEENVPVANMRAVLEALVEWGGREADTLLLTERVRGALARQICHRHAQFNRVVPAYVMARSTEEMVRDAIQTTGVGKMLALPEDASRAILSQLRRDRDDNTQWPDAVVLTSMDIRRVVRNFLLRNEIDIPVLSYQEIAPEYSVQSLMSISLHPQPRQRAIKSPPKMEELSGSSAARLN encoded by the coding sequence ATGAACGGCATTCTCGGCAGGCTGAACGCGCTCGCCCGCGCCGCCTCCTACCGCTCCGACATCGTGGTCGCAAGCTTCATGATGCTGGCGGTCGTGATGATCGTGATCCCGCTTCCAACCCTTCTCGTCGATGCGCTGATTGCCATCAATATCGCGCTCAGCCTGCTCGTGCTTATCGTTGCCTTCTATATCGGAAGGCCAGGCGATTTTTCCGCGCTGCCGCCGATCATTCTACTGGCAACACTGTTCAGGCTGGCACTGTCGATCACCACGACAAGGCTCATCCTGCTTCATGCCGACGCTGGCAACATCGTGGCGACTTTCGGCCGCTTCGTGATCGGCGGCGAGGTGGTGGTCGGCCTTGTAGTCTTTCTGATCATCACGGCCGCACAATTCATCGTCATTACCAAGGGTGCGGAACGCGTTGCGGAAGTGGCGGCCCGCTTTACTCTCGACGCCATGCCCGGCAAGCAGATGGCGATCGACAACGATCTGCGCAATGGCGATATCGACCAGACGGAAGCGCGTGCACGCCGTTCGCGGCTGGAACGCGAAAGCCAGCTTTATGGCGCGATGGACGGCGCCATGAAATTCGTGAAGGGTGACGCCATCACCGGGCTGATCATCGTTTTCGTCAATCTCGTCGGCGGGCTTCTGATCGGCATGATGAGCAGGGGCATGAGCTTTTCCGACGCAGCGCACACCTATTCTCTTCTGACGGTAGGCGACGGCCTGATCGCACAGATACCAGCGCTTCTGATCTCCATCGGTGCCGGTACGGTCGTCACCCGCGTCGCCTCTGAAACTGAAAGTGATCTTGGAACAGAGATCTTTCGCCAACTCGGATCAAGCGACCGCGCGCTTGCGCTTGCGGCGGCTATCCTTCTCGCCGCAGCTTTCGTCCCCGGCTTTCCGACGCTAATCTTCCTTGCAGTCGGTGGTCTTTTTGCGGGCATTGCCTTCATGATCCATCGCAGAAACCGCAAACCGGAAGCCCAGACGGACTCTACTGCGCTTCAGGCAGTCGACACGCAGGAGGCGGAGGCCGACGATAGCATAGTGATTTCCAGCGGACCGACGCGTTATCGCGTGGTCGCTCATGTTGGTATCAACCTTGCGCAAGCCATCTGGCCGGAACGGTTCCGGTTGGAAACAGACAGGCTGCGCGATGTGTTAAAAGACGATCTCGGCCTTGAAATACCGGCGGTCGAAATGCGCGTTGCGCCCGAACTCGCTCCTGAGCGATTCCGCGTTGATCTTGAAGGGGTACCCATCGTTGAGTACGAGCTGCCGCCTGCAAGCCTGATGCTCGATGACGATCCGATGCATCTCGATCTGCTTCAGATTGCCTATCAGGACGGCCCACCGTTGCCCGGTGGGCGGCGAAGCTTGTGGGTAAGCGAGGAATACGCCAATACGCTTGAGGAAGCGGGAATTGGTGTTCTCGATCCTGCGGCAGTACTCTCCCGGGCACTTTCCCAACTGCTGCGGCGCTATGCAGCGCATTTCATCGGCATTCAGGAAACGCGCGAATTGCTGACCCGAATGGAAGGCGAATATGGCGAGCTCGTCAAGGAAGCCACGCGCGCGGTGCCGCTCAACAAGCTTTCGGATATTCTGCGCCGTCTGGTCGAGGAAAACGTGCCGGTGGCCAATATGCGCGCCGTTCTGGAAGCGCTGGTCGAATGGGGTGGCCGTGAGGCCGACACGCTTCTTCTGACCGAGCGGGTGCGCGGCGCGCTTGCCCGCCAGATCTGCCATCGCCATGCCCAGTTCAACCGCGTGGTACCCGCCTATGTCATGGCGCGCAGTACCGAGGAAATGGTGCGCGATGCCATCCAGACCACGGGCGTCGGCAAGATGCTGGCCTTGCCCGAAGATGCCTCACGCGCCATCCTGTCCCAATTACGGCGTGACCGGGATGACAACACGCAATGGCCTGACGCCGTCGTTCTGACATCCATGGATATCCGCCGTGTGGTGCGTAATTTTCTGCTGCGCAACGAGATCGACATTCCGGTGCTTTCCTATCAGGAGATCGCCCCGGAATATTCCGTGCAATCGTTGATGTCGATCTCGCTTCATCCACAACCGCGCCAGCGGGCAATCAAATCTCCGCCGAAAATGGAAGAACTGTCTGGCAGTAGCGCTGCCCGTCTCAACTGA
- a CDS encoding EscD/YscD/HrpQ family type III secretion system periplasmic domain-containing protein, with protein MNAAAPGALALEVLSGIHSGIRAPIEGTACAIGSATGCDVVLVDEGIAPEHLRLRFYGRLVAIDAVGGVVTIEGRSVLGHGYGCKVNLPVTLGVGETRLRIGRGSGQTRALPRWAIYTGGALALVAVALLAFQTGFSQLMPRQAMAHGEPAPALLTPASTKPETAEPATAAFSDERVTNALLQELEKADLATLKLDADGRRIVVSGEIPAQRMADWGKIQRSFDRMHGGRYILTSLVNAAAVANAPSFTFQAVWFGKNPYVIDARGERRYPGAAFQDGWMLKSIEPGAVSVVRGNEEFKLTL; from the coding sequence TTGAACGCTGCCGCCCCGGGCGCGCTAGCGCTTGAGGTTCTTTCCGGCATTCACAGTGGCATACGTGCTCCGATCGAGGGTACGGCATGCGCTATCGGATCAGCGACAGGCTGCGACGTGGTTCTGGTTGACGAGGGTATCGCGCCCGAACATCTGCGGTTGCGCTTTTATGGTCGGCTGGTTGCAATCGACGCTGTCGGCGGAGTTGTTACGATCGAAGGTCGCTCAGTTCTCGGACATGGATATGGGTGCAAGGTCAATCTGCCGGTAACGCTTGGTGTCGGCGAAACCCGCTTGCGCATCGGGCGCGGGAGCGGACAAACCCGCGCGCTGCCACGTTGGGCAATCTATACGGGCGGCGCGCTGGCACTCGTCGCTGTAGCCCTCCTCGCTTTTCAGACAGGGTTTTCCCAACTAATGCCGCGACAAGCCATGGCGCATGGCGAACCGGCTCCGGCTCTTTTGACCCCAGCTTCGACCAAGCCGGAGACGGCTGAACCCGCCACCGCAGCCTTCTCCGATGAAAGGGTAACAAACGCGCTTCTGCAGGAGCTGGAAAAGGCAGATCTTGCCACGCTCAAGCTCGATGCAGATGGCCGCAGGATTGTGGTTTCCGGTGAGATTCCGGCCCAGCGCATGGCTGATTGGGGAAAAATCCAGCGCAGTTTCGACCGAATGCATGGTGGGCGGTATATCCTGACCAGCCTAGTCAACGCCGCAGCCGTCGCCAATGCACCAAGCTTTACGTTTCAGGCCGTCTGGTTCGGCAAAAATCCCTATGTGATCGATGCCCGCGGCGAGCGTCGCTATCCGGGCGCTGCATTTCAAGACGGCTGGATGCTCAAGTCAATTGAACCCGGTGCCGTTTCGGTCGTCCGCGGCAATGAAGAATTCAAGCTGACATTATGA
- a CDS encoding type III secretion protein — MARFCFSVGAARFVHRRVAAAIALATALFCLVQTATAEPGWFADPYDYVVLDQDLRDTLTEFGRNLGVPVVLSDAVKGRVRGRVESKFAGEFLERLARGNGLTWYFDGSVLHVSADTEFATRLFDAGKLNGAIMIAQLRELGLADTRFSVRSSRDGRVITASGPPAYVAAVDQLVQRMQPEPVVAGDDPRVRVFRGGIAPEVVFTPGPHSAVPGTDAEEVARSNRATQSKP; from the coding sequence ATGGCGCGTTTTTGTTTTTCGGTTGGGGCGGCAAGGTTCGTTCATCGAAGGGTTGCAGCGGCAATTGCTCTTGCTACGGCTTTGTTCTGCCTTGTGCAGACGGCAACTGCCGAACCGGGCTGGTTTGCCGATCCGTACGACTACGTCGTGCTCGATCAAGATTTGCGCGACACATTGACGGAGTTCGGGCGTAATCTGGGCGTGCCCGTTGTGCTTTCAGATGCTGTGAAGGGGCGCGTTCGCGGTCGGGTCGAATCGAAGTTTGCAGGCGAGTTTCTTGAGCGCCTGGCAAGAGGTAATGGTTTGACGTGGTATTTTGACGGGTCGGTTCTGCATGTCAGCGCCGATACGGAATTCGCAACACGCCTATTCGATGCCGGCAAGCTCAACGGTGCGATCATGATCGCGCAACTGCGCGAACTCGGTCTGGCGGACACGCGTTTCTCTGTTCGCAGCTCCCGCGATGGCCGTGTCATCACAGCGTCAGGTCCGCCTGCTTATGTGGCGGCCGTCGATCAGTTGGTGCAGCGCATGCAGCCCGAACCGGTCGTCGCCGGTGATGACCCGCGGGTTCGTGTTTTTCGCGGCGGCATCGCGCCGGAAGTTGTTTTCACGCCCGGTCCCCATTCGGCTGTGCCGGGAACCGATGCAGAAGAGGTTGCTCGCTCAAACCGGGCGACGCAATCAAAACCTTGA